GGAGTCGAACCGTCGACCTCTTGAATGCCATTCAAGCGCTCTCCCAACTGAGCTACAGCCCCATTCCCACGCTTTGCCCGGCGGTATTGCCGAAGTTCCTCTATCTGAAACGCCAACACCCGGCAAGGTGCGCATGGCGCCCGACGCCGGGCCTGAACGCCGGCCAGAAACGACGAAGGGGCGGGAGTTGCCTCGCACCCCTTCGTGCTCTGGGTCTCAACAGCCTGTTACGTTAGATCTTCCCTTGCAGGGCGAACGCGATCACCAGCGCGTAGATCGCCAACGCTTCCATGAAGGCGATGCCGATGATCATCGGCGTCTGGATACGGTCCGCCGCGTTGGGATTGCGGCCAATCGATTCCATGGCCGCTGCCACCGCGCGCCCTTGGCCCAAACCGGCGCCAACTGCCGCCATGCCAATGGCGAGCCCGGCCGCCAGCGCGATCCATCCTTTGGAATCGCCCATCGCGCCCTCCGCGGCGAATGCCGGAGCTTGCACCAGTAACACGGTCAACACCG
This DNA window, taken from Candidatus Binatia bacterium, encodes the following:
- the atpE gene encoding ATP synthase F0 subunit C, with protein sequence MRKRWMTPVLTVLTVLLVQAPAFAAEGAMGDSKGWIALAAGLAIGMAAVGAGLGQGRAVAAAMESIGRNPNAADRIQTPMIIGIAFMEALAIYALVIAFALQGKI